One part of the Humulus lupulus chromosome 9, drHumLupu1.1, whole genome shotgun sequence genome encodes these proteins:
- the LOC133800610 gene encoding non-specific lipid-transfer protein 1-like → MAGSISLGVKCLGFIVVMVMVVATQVESAITCSEMNKSLSSCLNYLKSGGSVSTEFCNAVKTMNIQANTLPNLKSICNCLKSAYYSIKGINLNLAAGLPAKCNTKTSYPISLSVNCTILQ, encoded by the exons ATGGCCGggagtatttctttaggtgtgaAATGTCTTGGGTTTATTGTGGTTATGGTGATGGTTGTAGCCACACAAGTGGAAAGTGCCATAACTTGTTCGGAAATGAATAAGAGCCTTTCTTCATGCCTGAACTACCTTAAGAGCGGTGGTTCTGTCTCGACGGAGTTCTGCAACGCGGTTAAGACGATGAACATCCAGGCCAACACGTTGCCCAACCTCAAGTCCATCTGCAACTGCTTGAAATCGGCCTATTACAGCATCAAAGGTATCAACCTCAATCTTGCCGCGGGACTGCCCGCCAAATGCAACACTAAAACTTCTTACCCGATCAGTCTCTCCGTCAATTGCACCAT TTTGCAGTGA
- the LOC133800181 gene encoding isopentenyl-diphosphate delta-isomerase IDI1-like encodes MSSKSDYYLFKSPGARNAAQRKLLDELGIPAEDVPVDQFTPLGRMLYKAPSDGKWGEHEQNQLSVMLFYSIEDSFGIGSTVILNTGKKVDNKKKKKLKKVEDKMLGWGSSFDLLRPQEIGTFSILLMVVD; translated from the exons ATGTCTTCTAAATCTGATTATTATCTTTTTAAATCACCAGGAGCAAGGAATGCTGCACAGAGGAAGTTGTTAGATGAACTGGGTATTCCTGCTGAAGATGTGCCAGTTGATCAATTTACCCCACTAGGCAGGATGCTGTACAAAGCTCCTTCTGATGGAAAATGGGGCGAGCACGAAC AGAATCAGCTTTCTGTTATGTTGTTTTACTCAATTGAAGATAGTTTTGGAATTGGAAGCACTGTAATTCTCAACACTGGCAAA AAAGTTGacaacaagaagaaaaagaaacttaAGAAGGTGGAAGATAAGATGCTTGGATGGG GTTCGAGTTTTGATTTGCTCAGACCACAAGAAATTGGGACCTTTTCTATTCTGCTCATGGTGGTGGACTAG